In a genomic window of Spiroplasma melliferum:
- a CDS encoding Holliday junction-specific endonuclease, which produces MFLESLLNYTIQKYFDNNTSLFFKRPVNIIPLEKYQHLITKSYFKTKTGCDYYGLYQGHYIEFEAKETNQQKFNLNNIKTHQLQQLALVHNHHGISFIIIYFHSYDRYFILSYQKLTEWIKLMPTKQIPLSYFIENGHELFLVFPNFLDFEPILNQLINYI; this is translated from the coding sequence ATGTTTCTAGAATCTTTACTTAATTATACTATTCAAAAATATTTTGATAATAATACTAGTCTTTTTTTTAAACGGCCAGTAAATATTATTCCACTTGAAAAATACCAGCATTTAATCACAAAAAGTTATTTTAAAACAAAAACTGGATGTGATTATTATGGACTTTATCAAGGTCATTATATTGAATTTGAAGCAAAAGAAACCAATCAACAAAAATTTAATTTAAACAATATTAAGACACATCAATTACAACAATTAGCATTAGTTCATAATCATCATGGCATTAGTTTTATTATTATTTACTTTCATTCCTATGACCGTTATTTTATTTTATCATATCAAAAATTAACAGAATGAATAAAATTAATGCCAACAAAACAAATACCACTTTCATATTTTATTGAAAATGGCCATGAGCTTTTTTTAGTTTTTCCTAATTTCCTTGATTTTGAACCAATTCTTAATCAATTAATCAATTATATTTAG
- a CDS encoding DNA-binding protein HU-beta, translating to MSKKELAAQIAEKFTDVLSKTHAEEITNFVFDHIKKALVAGKEVSIAGFGKFAVTERAARDGRNPSTGETIKIPASKSAKFKAGKQLKTDLNNN from the coding sequence ATGTCAAAAAAAGAACTAGCAGCGCAAATTGCCGAAAAATTTACTGATGTGTTATCAAAAACACATGCAGAAGAAATTACAAATTTTGTTTTTGATCATATTAAAAAAGCTTTAGTTGCTGGAAAAGAAGTCTCAATTGCAGGATTTGGGAAATTTGCTGTAACCGAAAGAGCAGCAAGAGATGGAAGAAATCCGTCAACAGGAGAAACAATTAAAATTCCAGCTTCTAAATCAGCTAAATTTAAAGCAGGTAAACAATTAAAAACTGATTTAAACAATAATTAA
- a CDS encoding DivIVA domain-containing protein, which produces MKTIKLRATDIINKEFQVDYQGYDPNEVDTFLDMVATDYRVFEGITNDFNKEIKYLRQQLNDLQDKNDVLRAQLDETKAQKARLEEEGFSKADLIKRIHNLEGKINND; this is translated from the coding sequence ATGAAAACAATTAAATTACGAGCAACGGATATTATTAATAAGGAATTCCAAGTTGATTATCAAGGTTATGATCCAAATGAAGTTGATACATTCTTAGATATGGTTGCGACAGATTATCGCGTTTTTGAAGGAATTACGAATGACTTTAATAAAGAAATTAAGTATTTGCGTCAACAATTAAATGATTTGCAAGATAAAAATGATGTTTTAAGAGCTCAACTTGATGAAACAAAAGCCCAAAAAGCTCGTTTAGAAGAAGAAGGATTTTCAAAAGCGGATTTAATAAAACGGATTCATAACTTAGAAGGAAAAATAAATAACGATTAG
- a CDS encoding putative dnad-like replication protein, whose product MLNSLFNKGSINKWRFLLSHYKLINLSEEQLVLIMLIMNCSSSDKRFITPLEIANHSNFSEAQAKKMLDHLKQAGFIDIKMKKDVLKMDLSPIFNKIIIAIENLELNVEKKILFEQVNQILHQPLNEHEKATLNTYLENKISDFQLTLIINNHQNAKLTFKELLKFIDNYLKNKPKSLTKYNWLID is encoded by the coding sequence ATGTTAAATAGTTTATTTAACAAAGGAAGTATTAATAAGTGGCGTTTTTTGTTAAGTCATTATAAATTAATAAATTTGTCAGAAGAACAGTTAGTATTAATTATGTTGATTATGAACTGTTCTTCTTCTGATAAAAGGTTTATCACGCCATTAGAAATTGCAAATCATTCTAACTTTAGTGAAGCCCAAGCAAAAAAGATGTTAGATCATTTGAAGCAAGCTGGCTTTATTGATATTAAAATGAAAAAAGATGTTTTAAAAATGGATTTATCACCAATTTTTAATAAGATTATTATTGCAATTGAAAACTTAGAATTAAATGTTGAAAAAAAGATTTTATTTGAACAAGTGAATCAAATTTTACATCAACCTTTAAATGAACACGAAAAAGCAACTTTAAATACTTATTTAGAAAATAAAATTTCTGATTTTCAATTAACCTTAATTATTAATAATCATCAAAATGCAAAACTAACTTTTAAAGAATTGCTGAAGTTTATTGATAATTATCTTAAAAATAAACCAAAATCATTAACTAAATATAATTGATTAATTGATTAA